CAAAATAAGTAAACTCATCCCTTTGGGATTtatcctattattattattatttatttagtttttacaCACACTATATATGTTATTATCCTTGTTTAGCATTACTAATACCACAAAATGATgaccatttattttctttcgcTTTCTCCTCATGCGATTAAACATATGTGACAAACCTTAACAATTAATATTCTTAGATCattataacaacaataatttcaCCCTACTAGTCGGAATCCATGACAATATTCATTAACTAACCAATTTGCCAAAAATAGTTATGGCTaactttaaatatgttttatttttcaaatttcattcatttcaatttctttatggTTCCACCCCATTCATAACACACAACCAACAAGTTagctttttattcaatcaatatGTTCATATAGCAATGTTCCTTCCTATTCTTACACAATAATCATTTTTCCCCTCATATAAAGAATACACAATTAATCTATAACAATactaataagaaaatattttacaattacaTCTTCCATAAACCCTACACCCACacaattctaatttcatcaaaacatgtattaatcaagcttactaAATTTTGCCAAAACTAGTAATTGATTCAAAAATCAATAAGTCATCAAcctttgattattgttttaaacCAAACAGACAGACTATACATCATAGAGTTGTGCACAATATATCTCAAAAGCATATTGATCCAACAGTTAGATCTCCCTAAATCTGAATAAAACTGAGCTAACATGAAAATGGACGGGCTACTGTTCAACATGCACGAAACCTTGTCGGAGAATGAGATTCCTATCTCCACCATCCAGAATGAAAGCAACATCTAGGCGCACAACATATCCAAGAATGAGCATGAACCAACggtggaagagagagaaactggCCGGTGACCAAACTGCCATGTAGgtgtattttcttttgttttccaggAAATTTTCGATGATGATTTCTTTCACATGGATTATGTTCTTTCCAATCCCTCCATTCAGTTAGTAGAGAAGtgtgagaagaaaaatatatgcaaaacTCAACATGATCCAACAGTGGATTCCAAAGATATGGGCACTAGAGCATTATTGGTTTCTCTAAAATCTACACTTCTCTCTTTATTCGAATTTTCTCTATTGTATctcaccttctttttttttttttgaactggtGGCCTCTTTGCAGTTTTATAGGAACCTTTTCccctaattataattttgtcttttatttatgcctttatgtattttattttatttttcatataaggTTTATTTCTACTTAAATCACTAGTCtttaccgaactccgattgagaTGACATATTTAACCAAggtatgaaaatatattaatagacatcatgcaaaatttcatctcgattcgatTATTGGATTGAGAGCTCTGCTTCCTAATGTAAAATTGGTTAGTTCATGACTTTTTTTATCAACGatccaaattttcttgttcaatcttcacataaaatcatatcaattttccttctaaacctttaaggtcattttattattttttgaatatattcattttagaattttcatctttttttatttaataggcTTATTACCGTTTCAAAATAACATCGCTGATTTTTAATCGATGCTTGCACCTTCAGTCTTACCCTTTTCATTGCACTATCCTTTATTATCATGTATTCTTTATTACCTCACTTATTTCTTAGAAACATTTTgtcatttttctcattattttatccaTCAAAACACATTACTAGTTTCTCTGTCCTTATAAATTCTAAtccaaaattcattttatgaAGGTCATCCCTTCCattatatatcattatttatctattatttctaATCTTGGTTTCCATCACTCATTGAAATCATACCACTTTCAGCCTTATGTTTACATAAGGGTTTACATATCtgcatatttaaatataaaacaattagatgaatatcttttataatacataattaattagaaaatagatTCTATGAAGTTTTTTTGTGGTAGCGTGCAAgctttatattagtttttttttttaatacattcatgtaaaaattatcaaatatatatatttttttattttttttatcaaaacttgaTTATATGATACTATTTGATATTGTATTagtaactattttttaaaatatgtttttgtttaataatataaaaaataatattttttatttttaaaattttatttttaacattagtacattagcaaattgatttaaaaatatcaaaaaaattaattttaaataatgtttttaaaaaatattttcaacaaacACACAGTGAGCGAGTTACGCTCCCAAACAAGTTCTAAATATCATTTTGCCCtcaacaactaaaaatatatttcaatttgttttatatttttcaaagtttctataataaaataaaagttaaagaaGGAAGAGTATGTATCATTGGAGAAAAGAACAtacttttttctaaatattaaaacaccCCAAAGCATTAACTTCGCattaactctaatttttttaatgtattccATGAGAAAACCCCTGTACAATTCTAGGTAAAAAATCCAATTCTTTTTTCAAGATGCAAAATAGTTTAAGTAGGAAaaagaattcttgaattgtaattgtgaTGATTTCAtgattaacaattttcaaagaaGTGGTGACAAAAAGCTTAtacaattgtttttcatttttcaatttatttcatgaattgattgttcatattttatattatgacAAACGTTTGTTATGATTaagaaatttgattaaaaaaacagctCTTTGAATAGCTTATGGAACCTTTGAGGTGAGATCTCATGTGTACGTGCGTGTATATATAAAGGAAACATCAAAACATCGTCATAAACTTCTATGGCATATTAATTATGTGTCAAAAAGATGCCCTTTTCTTCTTATAAATTAGAAGAGCATGTAGAGTGCCTCCTCAAGCATCTTTCTTGGCCAACTCTCTTTATTCTTTGCTCTCTTTGATCTTTCTCAGTTCATGCGAACTTGCCCAACTCATTCAGCCATGAAGGTTGCGTCTGGAAGCGGTGACAAAGCTAGGTTTTTCACTCAAGGACGCTGGTGGCTCAAGGCCTTGCCTGTGAAGTTCAAAGCTAAAATGGTTGGTATGGCTAGGAATATAAAGAAGCTTGCACAAGAAGATCCAAGAAGAGTTTTTCATTCACTAAAAGTAGGATTAGCACTTACATTGGTATCAACAGTACTCTACTACCCTTACCCAGTTTACATTTATTTTGGTTTCGATGCCGTATGGGCTGTTATGACTGTTGTCCTGGTCTTTGAATTCTCCGTGGGTAAGTCTCTGACCTTTTTAAAAGTACAGCAAGAATGCCCTTTCATGATTTTTGACAAATAAATTTTCAGGGGCTACTCTTGGAAGAGGATTGAATAGAGTAATTGCAACACTTCTGGCTGGTGGACTAGGTATGGGAGCCCATTACCTAGCAAAACTCTTTGGACGTATTGGAGAACCTATAATACTTGTGTTCCTTGTCTTTCTACAAGGTATCTACAACCGCGCATGCACACAAAAGAATTACATGATCCTTCCTATTAAAAGAACAGGAAAAAAGTACTCGTATATTCAaaattattctgtttttttattgcagCTGCTATATCAACATTTTTGAGGTTCTTTCCGAAAATTAAAGCAAGATATGATTATGGGATGTTAATATTCAATATGACCTTCTCTATGATAACGGTATCTGGTTTTCGAGAAGATCAAATATTAGACATAGCACAGAAAAGATTATCAACCATCATCATAGGTGCTGCTGCTTGTGTCATCGTTTCTATTGTGGTTTTCCCTGTGTGGGCTGGTGAAGATCTTCACAATCTGATCGCTCTCAACATTGAAAAGCTTGGCAACTCCTTAGAAGGTATGTATGCCCCCAACAAAGCAGTGCACTGAGTCGTGGTACCAATCAAGTATTGGATGCATTCATTCCAATTGTTAATTCCTTTTTAACTAGCTTTCAACATGCAGATGCTCAAAAACTTACTAAGATGACGTAAAATTTACAGGATTTGGTGATGAATACTTCAAAAGAACAGGGGGTGAAGAGAGCAAAGACGACAAGAAATTTTTGGAAGGATACAAAAGTGttctcaattcaaaaaatagtgAAGAATCCTTGGTGTGTGTGTATCTCTCATCCCCCCACCCCCAAGCTCCTCTTCCTTTACCTatttacttggatttttttctgataatatttttgatgccTTCCAGGCAAATTTTGCTGCATGGGAGCCAGGTCATGGTCGGTTCCTATTTCGACATCCATGGAAACTATACCAGAAAGTTGGGACTCTGACTCGAGAATGTGCCTACCGAATTGAAGCATTGAATGGATGCTTAAATGCTGACATTCAGGTATAAGAAAGGAAATTAGCTCCCTGGCAGCTATCTCATCTTTGATGTCTACATACAATGTGATAAGCTACTTTAAGCCTTCGGCATAGATCCATTAATGTCAtcaaaatgacaataaaaaaacgaataaaatgaaaaaaataataaaaaaatgaataccaATTAGGAACATGTATGCTAAGAAGCACTCAGGTGATTCGTCACATGCTTATCTCTAAATATTTTCTGCTTATTCTTGCAGCCATCATCAGAAGTTGGTAGCATAATTCAGGAAGCATGCACAAATACGAGCTTAGAATCTGGAAAAGCACTAAAGGAACTTGCATtggcaatcaaaataatggtGCCGCCATCTTCTGCAGATTCCCACATTGAAAATGCAAAATCTGCTGccaaaaatatcaaatctttACTCAAATCAGGCATATGGGAAGACATTGACCTGCTGAAAGTTATACCAGGGGTTACGGTAGCTTCATTACTTATTGACGTGGTCACATGCACTGAAAAAATTGCTGAATCCATATATGAACTTGCTTCCAAAGCCCAATTTAAGAGTGTAGAGCCAACTCTATCACCAAAAAAGTTGCATTCAGGACAAAATCAGAGTATAAAAAAGTTAGTCAATGGCCCCGATGTTGGCATCAATGTCAGGGAATTAACTCTGCCTTCCCCACCAAGTGAGAATTCTTCAACATCAAAGGCTAGCAAGCAAAGGATGGGAGTGTAAATATAGGGGTAATTTGTATTCCAGTTTGTATTATCTTTTTTTGGAACAAAATAATTGCCCTCTTCTTTCAGGATAAGGAAAATATCAATCTTTTCAGCCATTTTTGggtaacttgtattttttatttacttgtcGTTTTGGCAAAGACAGAATACATGGCACATCAGCCATTAATAACAACCTTAAGCCCAAAGCAAAGTTATCAATTTGCTTGAAAATCTTCTTATCACTTTCATTCTTAGCAGAACAATGAGCTAGCTATGAGCAAGCCAAGATTATACATGTAAAGTGACCAAGTTCAAGATGCTCCTCTGTTCTTCATGCATCATGTTGTGCTGACGTGTCTTTGATTGGGGTTCTGACATGCACATAAGGATACCAAACaacaatattatatatgaaGCGATAAGATATTTAATGTGCTGATAAAAAGAATTTGCCCTTGGTTACCCTCGTAGAGCCTCCAGAAAGATATTTTGGCAAAAAGAAAGACTAACAAGAACTCGATGATTTGTagatatatttatgaaattacTGTGTCATTGTCAACAAAAAAGTCCATCAACATcattgtcaaaaacaaatttttacaCCCtcaattttaagagaaaatgtcttcaaaaccattttcaaacaaaaaaaattgtcaaagaaaaatgtttccaaaataaaatacaatctgGGTTGCAAATGggcaataatttaaataatagttGGTCAGAAAATTATGCATGCATGGAATTTGGggttttattgaataaaaaataaaaataaaaaagattaaatcgGTCATAATCAAAAGAATTGAAAGACCAATGATCAAAATGGAAAAGATAGCAAAGTTTAGAAgtccaattaattaaattgatagcCTAATTGAGGagaaaattagaattaaatgaaaaaaaatagctacATTTACAAGCCAAAGaccaaaatgaaagaaatggaAAGGTTCGGAattccaattaattcaattaggGACTTActttaagagaaaaatgaaatttggagttaatttgcttaaaattagaagaattagaAGACTAGTGACCAAAATAGAAGAGACACTGAAATCTAGGGATCCTATTAATTCAATCAATGgtgtaattgaaaagaaaataaaaataaagtttagagtCCATTTGACCAATATTAGAAGAATTAAAGGATCAAAGACCAAAATAGAATAGGCACTAGAATTTGGGGATTCTACTGATTCAATTAGGGatgtaattaaagaaaaattgagaatttttgtctaaaaataaacaaattaaaaatccatGTACTAAATTGTAAAAGGCACCAATATTGTAGGACAGTTTTGAATGTTATCAAAggtttaattgaaataaatcttAGAAAATCAACCCAAATTAACTGAATATGAAGGAATTAGAAGTATGAGGACTAAATTgtaaacaaaaaagattaaataaatataaaataaacttaagtAAAATGGTGCACAACATCATCTCTTACTAAAAGAATGAGTGTAAGGTGCctaaacaatgttgttttgcaTGGAAGAGATTGTCTTCAAACCCTCGCACATATatgtctttattttctttttttcttcttcttattatagGTTTTCAGAGCTACTTTAGAccattatctctctctctctctctctctctctctctctctctctctctctctctctctctctctctctctctctctctctctctctctctctctctctctctctctctctctctctctctctgtctctctctctctctctcgtgttAACATTAAATGTCAAGAGACATGTCATTACCCCCTACACTTGTACTTTATCTTTAGTCAAAGACCTGCTTGCCTCTTTATGGTGGTAGAAAACATGTGCTAAAGTAGCTCTCCCAAACATGTTGTATAAAAATGTTAGATGGCTAAGATTGGCTCatgaaaatcaaaaaacatatttgttcCACTTAGAAAGATTCTAGGACCTTCCTCCATACCTATAAATAGAGGGGCATGGTAAGAAATAAGAGAGAAgtctagagagagaaaatatgaCTTTGAGAGAGAGGTAGTGGGTAAGGTTGGTGTGAGTTTAAACAAACTTGTCCAGAAGGGAGAAAGCAgtaaggagagaaagaaaataaagaaaaagagaggaaaatcaaactaaaacatcaaaaatatgaATATGGTAAATGGGGAAAGGTTGGTTTCTAGGTCACTGAACCAATGAGTTCCAATTAGAGAAAGGAGTAAGAgaggaagaaaatgaagagaagaaaaaagataaaaagaaacacaaaccaaagagaaagagaaaacccTAGTCTATAGAGAGAAAGATGCTCGAAATACCTCTCAAACACCAATAAGCTATTGTGACAACCACTATGAGCCTCCACAACTCCTCCCAACTCTATTGAAACCATCCTTGAGGTAAGTTACAActccctttcttctttttagggtttgtttgtgTGTTATTTAGGTTTTGCATGTTTcttatcttaaaaattaaaaaaaaaaaaaatagaagaataaaTGTGatgatattgatttaaaaacaaatgtgtgaaatataaatcaaaacttgtttttaggTTTGCTTGTAACCTAGACATGGAATGATAAGATTAGGGTTTTGCAATGTGCTTTGTTTTTAGATGATGATGCATGGACAAGATTTCAGCTCAAATATTGCATGCTTCTTGATTATGAGAAAAAATCATGACATGTGTGTTTTGCTTATTTGGATGATGCATGAATAAATAATATACACTTAAGATCATTAATTCTTGGGATTAAATTGTTATCCTGGGTTTTTCTTCATTTGCTTGTTGTAGTTATCCTTGTCTTTATattcatgctaaaaaaaaaaatgtttaaaattcTATACGTTTTGACTAAAGTCTCCTAAAAAAACATCTTGCATCTATTTCATATTCATGCAAGTTTGTTAATTATTGTGtcatttcaatattttcattttgcattttcatgtccttatttataaaagaagaaaagagaaaacaatgtttttttttccaccaaATTGCTTGTTTTCATAGTATGTTTTATAacttatttataaaactcattaaGATTTGACttgcattaaaacaatttttatggGTCGACATtccaaaacaatttcaaaaaccTAAGATTAGTCTAAtctagtatttgtttttaaagaaatcaaagtcttttttttcaaagtgacaaaatcttttattttagggattaatgttaagattttttcattaaaattccaAATTCAATGAAATCTCctaattttagatattaacatcacaaagttttattagaacttctatttcaataaaatcttctatttttagggattaACGTTTCAATTTTGTTAAAACTTCTATTTCAATGAAATATCCTATTTTTAAGGAGTAACATAagttttatttactaaaactccaaattcaataaaatcttctatttttaatgattaacatcaaaacctttttttgaaattcccacattgataaaatcttttttttttagggattaACATCAGATATTTCAACAAGCTTTCAACATCccttttacaaaataaatatcataaaatataagctaaaaaataagaaaatacagTTAATAGCAGAcataaagtaatttaaaaaaaacacataaaaaaggtaacatttcatttgaaataatatgGTAATGGTGGTGTCCACCTTCCTTAAGCATATTTAACCCCATACTTGAATCATTGTaaccaatatttattttagaatttctaattttttttaattattaaatggcaagtcaatttatttttgttttccccCTTCAACTTTCAAGAATCTCACATTCATCATGATGTGACAATCATCTTCTTGCACTTGAGCATTTTGTAAGTCCAAGGCTTACGTGGAGCAATGGTCCCTTCAAATTCTAGTAagaaatgtattttaatttttgtttataaagtCCATTCACTTTTAACTATTTGTgctttatataaatatctaacaaATCTTTTCCAGTAGCAATTTTTTAAGGTTGAAACTTGTAAAAATATACCATTATCttgtacataaaataaaaaagtaaaatttaaactcatgaATGTTAAGTCATTAAGTCTAGTAAAAGACtatttaaattatagaaaagtgatacacaatttatttttcatagatttttgttaaataaatacatataattaaaaaaaaaactaattaaataagatgGGTGGATTGCATTATATgatatgagaatattatataaaattaacatgtCTGTCTAAACTAAtcgataaaatttaaaatttttcacaaAGCAATAATTAGATCAAGGAAAGAAATCTAGGTCAATTTAACATTGATTGAAAACAAGGTTTCAACTagtatttattaagaaaaactaaagcGAAAGGGTCAATCATTGTTGCAACAACTGTTGCAATAGATTTATTAGTAATGTAAATTCACacaatgctaatttttttttttccccttaaactttttcctcatttttatccttccatatttattttattcatgattggaattaatgattttttttctatgagcttGATATTAGTTTTCAAGGGGAAATAAACATCATTTGCTATTTTTCTTTGGCTTGAATTTGTGAAATattgtttaggttttttgtttttcaagagaTCAAAAATCAAGAGACTATAATTGAtcatttacaaaagaaaaaaaaaaagtccctcaaaggaaagaagaataaaaacttGCATATTTTAAgcggaagagagagagaaaaaaaaaaaaggaaaaaaaaattggacttCGACTAACAAATTAACACGCGTTGGCTAGAATGAAAGAACACGATAGGATGCTTTCAAAGACACCAAAAAAGACCACTTTTAAAGATGGGAGGACCCTACATATGTCTCAATAAAGTTCACATGCTTGTGCTTGTTTGAGATGCaccatataacttttttttactattctttCACTTTGGTTTCTAATTTTATGAGCACCAATCAATTTAGTCCTGAATTTCATCTCACATAAATCCAAacccttttctttcaattttgttcttaattaattcttgaatTTAAGCATGGATTCTATCCGACCCAATCCTAATAAAGGCCTATCAAGAGAGAGAATAATGGTTGGGaacaaaaaaagacaattaaTCAACCGAGTTAGCACATTGTGATCGTGCCCATAACTTAGGTTGTGATTTTTGCATTAAAATTATGGTGATTTGTTATATCTctgtatcaaaattaaaaaaaaaaattaatcttgtcatactgatttttttaattattctatatttttattagtcatCCATGTTTGCTTTTAGCTAGTCACTTCATGACAACTCGCACATACTTAATTTGATGCTCAGCCTACATAAATAATTGGGTCATGAAGTTTAAAGGTTAGTCGTTGTTCGCAATGACATTGTCAAGAAATTTCCTATGGCGTCGCTAATTATTTTTACACCCAAGAAAACAACATCGCTTAATATCTTtgttttgtagatttttttttttttactcatatCAGACTTCCACTATGCTAGGTTTGTCCATCATGAGATTATGTCACATAGTTGTTACTGACATTTCAAAATCCATACCCATAATAGATCATAGACAACATGAATAGTGATACCTAAAATTGCATTAGATGTAAAGTAATGTGCTTTTTTTTGTAGAGTATGAGAATGGTGATGAGTATCCCACATGTTGGGAGTTTGATTTGAGcctttagttttatattttaaggcTACGAGAAGAAAAGTGTGttattgttagaaaataatataaatcatatgttGAGACCTcacttaacaatttaaattattaagttgaattggttctttaatATAGTATCAGACCTTTGATGATcgagcggtcacgagttcgaatctcactattttcatttatgtgataaaaattaaacacattatAGTATGGGTTTGTACAAGTTTCAAatccaaagggctttcacttaagagaatgtgttagagaataatataaatcatatatatattgaaacctcacttaacagtttaaactattgggttACTGTAGTATGAGcctatacaagtttcaagcccaaatgaCTTTTATTTGAGGGAAATGTTACAGAATAATATAACTTATATCTCGAAACTTCACTtaacagtttaaactattgAGTAAAATTAGTTCTTTAACAGCTAACAAGGTTTAAGACTTCTCCATGAACTACTACTGTACTGTGATTGAATTTATCTCTTAATCTGCCCACAGAAAACTTTCAACTGGTTTTACGAGAGAAAAATACCTTCTTATATAGAATACTATAGAGAAGAAATGAAGACGTATAGCATGGTAATTGCCAAAAACGTTAACTTAGAATAAAAGGTTTATGCAGGATTCACTCTAACCACACAAAATGAACATGAACAAGTGGTAAGCAGCGAAAGGCCAAAAAACAAAACGTGGGATTTGAGTTGTTTTCCTTAGGACCTCCATTTGgttgctaaataaataaataatcttgtTTGTTTGGTGCACCATAGGGTTGAGAAATTAGAACCAGCTCTTCAAATATTTGTAGGAGCATGTATAACTTAATAAATAGTACAACATATCTTAGTAGTTCCATCATCTTTGCTACGGTTGGATTTCTTGTACTTgtcaagaaatatttaattatgaagGCTACCTCAGACAGCTTTCATGCTTTCTGTTGATTTCTAAGAAAGAAACATGCATCAGCATCTCCAAATTTACTTAAACCAACAGCATATTAATATTCATAGTGTGGACTCTATGCAGAATTTAgtgtttatattaattaaattatgttgaGAGCACCATAAAGTAAgtaatttgttttatctttttgcCTTGGCGCCACTCTTTTATTAAAAGCATGTTGACTTAGATCTCTACCATTGT
This genomic interval from Populus alba chromosome 1, ASM523922v2, whole genome shotgun sequence contains the following:
- the LOC118046998 gene encoding aluminum-activated malate transporter 2, producing the protein MRTCPTHSAMKVASGSGDKARFFTQGRWWLKALPVKFKAKMVGMARNIKKLAQEDPRRVFHSLKVGLALTLVSTVLYYPYPVYIYFGFDAVWAVMTVVLVFEFSVGATLGRGLNRVIATLLAGGLGMGAHYLAKLFGRIGEPIILVFLVFLQAAISTFLRFFPKIKARYDYGMLIFNMTFSMITVSGFREDQILDIAQKRLSTIIIGAAACVIVSIVVFPVWAGEDLHNLIALNIEKLGNSLEGFGDEYFKRTGGEESKDDKKFLEGYKSVLNSKNSEESLANFAAWEPGHGRFLFRHPWKLYQKVGTLTRECAYRIEALNGCLNADIQPSSEVGSIIQEACTNTSLESGKALKELALAIKIMVPPSSADSHIENAKSAAKNIKSLLKSGIWEDIDLLKVIPGVTVASLLIDVVTCTEKIAESIYELASKAQFKSVEPTLSPKKLHSGQNQSIKKLVNGPDVGINVRELTLPSPPSENSSTSKASKQRMGV